From Mus pahari chromosome 20, PAHARI_EIJ_v1.1, whole genome shotgun sequence, the proteins below share one genomic window:
- the Slc6a2 gene encoding sodium-dependent noradrenaline transporter, protein MLLARMNPQVQPELGGADPLPEQPLRPCKTADLLVVKERNGVQCLLASQDGDAQPRETWGKKIDFLLSVVGFAVDLANVWRFPYLCYKNGGGAFLIPYTLFLIIAGMPLFYMELALGQYNREGAATVWKICPFFKGVGYAVILIALYVGFYYNVIIAWSLYYLFASFTLNLPWTNCGHAWNSPNCTDPKLLNASVLGDHTKYSKYKFTPAAEFYERGVLHLHESSGIHDIGLPQWQLLLCLMVVIVVLYFSLWKGVKTSGKVVWITATLPYFVLFVLLVHGITLPGASNGINAYLHIDFYRLKEATVWIDAATQIFFSLGAGFGVLIAFASYNKFDNNCYRDALLTSTINCVTSFISGFAIFSILGYMAHEHKVNIEDVATEGAGLVFILYPEAISTLSGSTFWAVLFFLMLLALGLDSSMGGMEAVITGLADDFQVLKRHRKLFTCVVTISTFLLALFCITKGGIYVLTLLDTFAAGTSILFAVLMEAIGVSWFYGVDRFSNDIQQMMGFKPGLYWRLCWKFVSPAFLLFVVVVSIINFKPLTYDDYVYPPWANWVGWGIALSSMILVPAYVIYKFLSIRGSLWERVAYGITPENEHHRVAQRDVRQFQLRHWLAI, encoded by the exons ATGCTTCTGGCGCGAATGAATCCGCAGGTGCAGCCGGAGCTCGGCGGGGCGGACCCGCTGCCTGAGCAGCCCCTGAGGCCCTGCAAAACCGCCGATCTGCTAGTGGTGAAGGAGCGCAACGGCGTCCAGTGCCTCCTGGCGTCCCAGGACGGCGACGCGCAGCCCCGAGAGACTTGGGGCAAGAAGATTGATTTCCTGCTGTCCGTGGTGGGCTTCGCGGTGGACCTGGCCAACGTGTGGCGGTTCCCTTATCTCTGCTACAAGAATGGTGGTG GTGCCTTCCTGATTCCATACACGCTGTTCCTCATCATCGCGGGGATGCCCCTGTTTTACATGGAGCTGGCTCTGGGGCAGTACAATCGGGAGGGGGCAGCCACCGTGTGGAAGATCTGCCCTTTCTTCAAAG GAGTGGGCTATGCTGTGATCCTCATTGCCCTCTATGTCGGCTTTTACTACAATGTCATTATCGCCTGGTCACTCTACTACCTCTTCGCATCCTTCACCTTGAACCTGCCCTGGACCAACTGTGGCCACGCCTGGAACAGTCCCAACTGTACGGACCCCAAACTCCTCAACGCCTCGGTGCTGGGCGACCATACCAAATACTCCAAATACAAGTTCACACCGGCTGCGGAGTTTTATGA ACGCGGAGTCCTACACTTGCACGAGAGCAGTGGGATCCATGACATCGGCCTGCCTCAGTGGCAGCTGCTGCTCTGCCTGATGGTCGTCATCGTTGTCTTGTATTTCAGCCTCTGGAAAGGTGTGAAGACATCAGGAAAG GTTGTCTGGATCACAGCCACCCTGCCTTACTTTGTCCTGTTTGTGCTCCTGGTCCATGGCATCACACTGCCCGGTGCCTCCAATGGCATCAACGCCTACTTGCACATTGACTTCTACCGCCTCAAGGAGGCCACG GTATGGATTGATGCTGCAACCCAGATATTTTTTTCCCTGGGAGCTGGATTTGGAGTCTTGATTGCATTTGCCAGTTACAATAAATTTGACAACAACTGTTACAG gGATGCTCTGCTGACCAGCACCATCAACTGTGTTACcagttttatttctggatttgCCATCTTCTCCATCCTTGGTTACATGGCCCACGAACATAAGGTCAACATTGAGGATGTTGCCACTGAAG GAGCTGGGCTTGTGTTTATCCTGTATCCAGAAGCCATCTCTACTCTGTCGGGATCCACGTTCTGGGCTGTGCTGTTCTTCTTGATGCTCCTGGCTCTGGGGCTAGATAGTTCA ATGGGAGGCATGGAAGCAGTCATCACCGGACTAGCTGATGACTTCCAGGTCCTGAAGCGACACCGGAAACTCTTCACGTGTGTTGTCACCATCAGCACCTTCCTTCTGGCACTGTTCTGTATAACCAAG GGAGGGATTTATGTCCTCACTCTGCTGGACACCTTTGCAGCAGGCACCTCCATTCTGTTCGCGGTGCTTATGGAAGCGATTGGGGTCTCCTGGTTTTATG GTGTGGACAGGTTCAGCAATGATATCCAGCAGATGATGGGGTTTAAGCCAGGCCTGTACTGGAGGCTGTGTTGGAAGTTCGTGAGCCCTGCCTTTCTCCTG TTTGTGGTGGTGGTCAGCATCATCAACTTCAAGCCGCTCACCTACGATGACTACGTCTATCCTCCCTGGGCCAACTGGGTCGGGTGGGGCATTGCCCTCTCATCCATGATCCTGGTACCTGCCTATGTCATCTACAAGTTCCTCAGCATACGCGGCTCCCTGTGGGAG AGAGTGGCCTATGGAATCACCCCGGAGAATGAGCACCATCGGGTGGCCCAGAGAGACGTGAGACAGTTCCAG TTGCGGCACTGGCTGGCGATCTGA